One Methylophilus sp. TWE2 DNA segment encodes these proteins:
- a CDS encoding inorganic phosphate transporter yields the protein MDHVIIVMAVLVFVALIFDFMNGFHDAANSIALMVSTRLLTPQAAVIWAAFFNFVAFLFFGLHVADTVGKGIIDPNIVNNTVVFGALFGAIAWNVITWWFGIPSSSSHALIGGLIGAGMAHSGTKGVILGGKLISTGIAIILSPLFGMMLALLLSIGIMWAFQKSSPYKIESRFNKLQFISSSLFSLGHGANDAQKTMGIITVLLFANGYLQGDFHVPFWVVISCQLAMGLGTLFGGWRIVRTMGMGITKIRPTGGFAAQTSGSIALFLATSLGIPVSTTHTITGAIVGVGLSRRMTAVRWGLASRIVWAWVLTIPCAAIMAAIAYHIGESVL from the coding sequence ATGGATCATGTGATAATCGTCATGGCGGTGCTTGTTTTCGTCGCCCTGATTTTCGACTTTATGAACGGGTTCCACGATGCCGCTAACTCGATTGCGCTCATGGTTTCTACCCGTCTATTAACCCCGCAGGCCGCTGTGATCTGGGCCGCCTTTTTTAACTTTGTCGCTTTCCTGTTTTTTGGCCTGCATGTGGCCGACACCGTAGGTAAAGGCATTATTGATCCTAATATCGTCAACAACACAGTTGTGTTTGGTGCTCTTTTTGGCGCGATTGCCTGGAACGTCATCACCTGGTGGTTCGGCATCCCCTCCTCGTCTTCTCATGCCTTGATCGGCGGCCTGATTGGTGCTGGCATGGCACACTCAGGCACCAAGGGGGTGATTTTAGGCGGCAAACTCATCAGTACCGGCATCGCGATTATCCTCTCACCTTTATTTGGCATGATGCTGGCACTGCTATTATCCATCGGCATTATGTGGGCTTTCCAGAAATCCTCACCTTATAAAATTGAGAGCCGCTTTAACAAACTGCAGTTTATTTCCTCTTCATTGTTCAGCCTGGGCCATGGCGCCAACGATGCGCAAAAAACCATGGGGATCATCACTGTATTATTATTTGCCAATGGTTACCTGCAAGGCGATTTCCATGTCCCATTCTGGGTGGTCATCTCCTGCCAGTTGGCCATGGGCCTTGGCACCCTGTTTGGTGGCTGGCGCATTGTGCGCACCATGGGTATGGGTATAACCAAAATTCGCCCGACAGGTGGTTTTGCGGCTCAGACTTCAGGTTCCATTGCCTTGTTCCTCGCCACCAGCCTGGGTATTCCGGTCTCGACCACACATACCATTACAGGCGCCATTGTCGGGGTGGGCTTGTCACGCCGCATGACCGCTGTGCGCTGGGGCCTGGCCTCACGTATTGTCTGGGCCTGGGTATTGACCATTCCCTGTGCCGCGATCATGGCGGCGATTGCCTACCATATTGGTGAAAGTGTTTTGTAA
- a CDS encoding DUF47 domain-containing protein codes for MANATFGRIMAAISPRNDNYFVLFNRLADCAVRGSKVLALMAAVVDQADFQKHFAEIRKIESEADEYTKEILLSLHKTFITPFDRREIRELAMALDDIIDYMEAIPQSAEIYGHSKFTPEMVALAQILLRAAEKVKDAVHMLSDMKNAERILRTCEEISTIEGEADHIMRSGMHRLFEEDHDARTLIRSKQLYDLFEEAVDSCEDVADVIHGVVLERI; via the coding sequence ATGGCGAATGCCACTTTTGGCCGCATCATGGCTGCAATCAGCCCCAGAAACGACAACTATTTTGTGCTGTTTAACCGTTTGGCAGATTGTGCTGTACGTGGTTCCAAAGTGCTGGCCCTAATGGCAGCCGTTGTAGACCAGGCTGATTTTCAGAAGCATTTTGCAGAAATCCGCAAAATTGAATCTGAAGCAGACGAGTACACCAAGGAAATCCTGCTCTCCCTGCACAAAACCTTTATTACCCCATTTGACCGCCGCGAGATCCGTGAACTGGCCATGGCACTCGACGACATCATCGACTACATGGAAGCGATTCCACAAAGCGCCGAGATTTATGGTCACTCAAAATTCACTCCTGAAATGGTCGCACTGGCCCAAATCCTGTTACGTGCTGCCGAAAAAGTAAAAGACGCAGTACACATGCTGTCTGACATGAAAAATGCAGAGCGTATTTTGCGTACCTGTGAAGAAATCAGCACGATTGAAGGGGAAGCCGACCATATCATGCGTTCTGGCATGCACAGACTGTTTGAAGAAGACCATGATGCGCGCACATTGATTCGCTCCAAACAATTGTATGACCTGTTTGAGGAGGCCGTTGATAGCTGTGAAGACGTGGCCGACGTGATTCACGGCGTGGTATTGGAACGCATCTAA
- the prfB gene encoding peptide chain release factor 2 (programmed frameshift), with translation MEAEHLNSIANALSDLTQRHQALRGYLDYENKQQRLAEVNGLLEDPKVWDNAEKAQNLGKEKRMLESVVMTLDDVYQSLSDSRELFEMAREENDDDTLLSVEADAQKIEKIVAEMEFKRMFSQPMDANNCFIEFQSGSGGTEAQDWAGMLLRMYLRYVERKGFKVEVLEESEGDIAGIKGASIKVTGDYAFGTLRTESGVHRLVRKSPFDANSKRHTSFASVQIFPEVDDSIEIEINPADLRIDTYRASGAGGQHINKTDSAVRITHLPTGVVVQCQNDRSQHRNKEEAMNMLKGALYNLELSKRNEEKQALEDAKTDIGWGHQIRSYVLDQGRIKDLRTNVEIGNTQGVLDGDLDPFIMESLKQGL, from the exons ATGGAAGCCGAACACCTCAATAGTATTGCCAATGCATTAAGCGACCTGACCCAACGCCACCAAGCGCTTCGGGGGTATCTT GACTACGAGAACAAACAACAACGCCTAGCCGAAGTCAACGGCCTGCTGGAGGATCCCAAGGTCTGGGACAACGCAGAAAAAGCACAAAATCTGGGCAAAGAAAAACGCATGCTCGAAAGCGTCGTCATGACGCTGGATGATGTGTACCAGTCATTGTCAGATAGCCGTGAATTGTTTGAGATGGCGCGTGAAGAGAATGATGACGACACCTTGTTAAGTGTCGAGGCCGACGCGCAAAAAATAGAAAAAATCGTCGCCGAGATGGAATTCAAGCGCATGTTCTCGCAGCCTATGGATGCCAACAATTGCTTTATTGAATTCCAGTCCGGCAGTGGTGGTACTGAAGCACAGGACTGGGCTGGCATGTTGCTGCGGATGTATTTGCGTTACGTCGAGCGTAAAGGCTTCAAGGTCGAGGTGCTTGAGGAGTCTGAAGGCGATATTGCCGGGATTAAAGGCGCATCGATTAAAGTGACTGGTGATTATGCCTTCGGCACCTTGCGTACCGAAAGCGGCGTGCATCGACTGGTACGCAAGTCACCGTTTGACGCCAACTCCAAGCGTCATACCAGTTTTGCCAGTGTGCAGATATTCCCTGAAGTGGATGATTCGATTGAAATTGAAATCAATCCGGCAGATTTGCGCATTGATACCTACCGCGCCAGTGGTGCGGGTGGCCAGCACATTAACAAAACCGATTCTGCGGTGCGTATTACCCACTTGCCGACGGGGGTGGTCGTACAATGTCAGAATGACCGCTCACAGCATAGAAACAAAGAAGAAGCAATGAATATGCTGAAAGGGGCCTTGTATAACCTAGAACTCAGTAAACGCAATGAAGAAAAACAGGCACTCGAAGATGCCAAAACCGATATCGGTTGGGGGCACCAGATTCGCAGCTATGTGCTTGACCAGGGTCGTATCAAAGACTTGCGTACCAATGTCGAAATCGGCAATACCCAGGGTGTGCTCGATGGCGATTTGGATCCCTTTATTATGGAAAGCCTGAAACAGGGGTTGTAA
- a CDS encoding YchJ family protein produces MKNPCPCHSGKPYTECCQPLHAGQAAPDAERLMRSRYSAYALKLADYLLQTWHPDTRPASLSTDDLNGIKWLKLEVVSHHRVDDTHAEVVFTATYQSGKQKKSQLSEHSQFVRIHDRWLYIGEHPQSSSK; encoded by the coding sequence GTGAAAAACCCGTGCCCATGCCATAGCGGCAAACCGTATACCGAGTGTTGCCAGCCCTTACATGCGGGTCAGGCTGCGCCCGATGCAGAGCGCCTCATGCGTTCACGATACAGTGCCTATGCATTGAAACTGGCAGACTATCTCCTGCAAACCTGGCATCCCGATACGCGCCCTGCCAGCTTGAGTACTGACGACCTGAACGGCATTAAATGGCTTAAATTGGAAGTAGTTTCGCATCACCGTGTGGATGATACCCATGCGGAAGTGGTGTTTACAGCCACCTACCAAAGCGGCAAGCAGAAAAAATCACAGCTCAGCGAGCATAGCCAATTTGTGCGTATACATGATCGTTGGCTGTATATCGGCGAGCATCCGCAGTCTTCCTCAAAGTAG
- a CDS encoding peptide chain release factor 3, protein MSSLQQEVERRRTFAIISHPDAGKTTLTEKLLWFGGAIQVAGEVRGRKAARHATSDWMELEKQRGISVTSSVMQFPYREHMVNLLDTPGHDDFSEDTYRTLTAVDSAVMVIDSVNGVEAQTIKLLNVCRMRDTPIITFINKLDRESRAPIELLDEIETTLGMECAPMTWPIGMGKTFRGVYNLVTDSILFFDPRAEKGTSETIQGINNPRLDELIGYQAEELRVDIELVRGASNEFNKERYLSGKQTPVFFGSAVNNFGVQSLLDAVVDLSPPPQSRNTATRVVAANEEKFAGFVFKIQANMDPKHRDRIAFLRVCSGRFERGMKIKQVASGKMLNVNNAITFMAQDRTIMDEAYSGDIIGIPNHGTIKLGDTFTENEALKFIGIPSFAPEFFRRARIKNPMKMKQLQIGLKQLSEEGAAQLFRPLLSNDLILGAVGMLQFDVVAHRLEHEYGVDMVFEPYDCYTARWLKGSDADLKAIADKYGFNVGLDSADDYVYLAPNRVNLQMAQERYPDIQFMETREIA, encoded by the coding sequence ATGTCCAGTTTGCAGCAAGAAGTCGAACGCCGCCGTACCTTTGCCATTATTTCGCACCCGGATGCGGGTAAAACCACGCTGACCGAAAAGTTGTTATGGTTTGGTGGCGCGATCCAGGTGGCGGGTGAAGTGCGTGGCCGTAAAGCAGCGCGTCATGCGACCTCAGACTGGATGGAGCTGGAAAAGCAACGCGGTATTTCGGTGACTTCTTCGGTTATGCAGTTTCCTTACCGTGAACACATGGTGAACTTGCTGGACACCCCCGGTCACGATGACTTCTCCGAAGACACCTACCGCACACTGACTGCGGTTGACTCCGCTGTGATGGTGATTGACTCGGTCAACGGCGTGGAAGCGCAAACCATCAAGCTGCTGAATGTCTGCCGCATGCGTGACACGCCGATTATCACGTTTATTAACAAGTTGGACCGTGAAAGCCGGGCGCCGATTGAGTTACTGGACGAAATTGAAACCACCCTGGGCATGGAATGCGCGCCCATGACCTGGCCGATTGGGATGGGTAAGACCTTTCGCGGTGTCTATAACCTGGTGACAGATAGTATTTTGTTCTTTGACCCGCGCGCCGAAAAAGGCACTTCTGAAACCATCCAGGGCATAAACAACCCGCGCCTGGACGAACTGATAGGCTACCAGGCTGAAGAGTTACGGGTGGATATCGAGCTGGTGCGTGGTGCCTCCAATGAATTTAACAAAGAACGTTATTTGAGCGGCAAGCAAACCCCGGTGTTCTTTGGTTCTGCCGTGAATAACTTCGGTGTGCAATCGTTGCTGGATGCGGTGGTTGATTTATCGCCGCCACCGCAATCCCGCAATACGGCGACGCGCGTAGTCGCTGCCAACGAAGAAAAGTTTGCTGGCTTTGTATTTAAGATCCAAGCCAATATGGATCCCAAACACCGTGACCGCATTGCCTTTTTGCGTGTCTGCTCAGGCCGTTTTGAGCGTGGCATGAAAATCAAGCAGGTCGCTTCAGGCAAGATGCTAAACGTCAACAACGCCATCACTTTTATGGCACAAGACCGCACCATCATGGATGAAGCCTACTCTGGCGACATTATCGGCATCCCCAACCACGGGACCATTAAACTGGGCGATACCTTTACCGAAAACGAAGCACTTAAATTTATCGGCATCCCGTCGTTTGCGCCAGAATTTTTCCGGCGTGCACGCATTAAAAACCCAATGAAAATGAAGCAATTGCAGATTGGCCTCAAGCAACTGTCTGAAGAAGGCGCAGCACAGTTGTTCCGCCCGTTGCTGTCTAATGACCTGATCCTGGGTGCCGTCGGCATGTTGCAGTTTGATGTGGTAGCGCACCGGCTGGAACACGAGTATGGCGTCGATATGGTGTTTGAACCCTATGATTGCTACACCGCACGCTGGCTCAAAGGCTCAGATGCTGACTTGAAAGCCATTGCCGATAAATACGGTTTTAACGTCGGCCTCGATAGCGCAGATGATTACGTCTACCTGGCGCCCAACCGTGTGAATTTGCAGATGGCGCAAGAGCGTTACCCGGATATCCAGTTTATGGAAACACGCGAAATCGCCTAA
- the acs gene encoding acetate--CoA ligase: MSIESVLHEHRVFAPGKAFSSQAAVGSMEEYQRLHTEALQDYEGFWAKLARELLIWHKPFTKTLNQDNAPFYKWFEDGELNVSANCLDKHLQTIPNKTAIIFEADNGEVKNVTYQELYHQVCQFANGLKSLNLIKGDRVIIYLPMGIEAIVAMQACARLGIIHSVVFGGFSAKSLNERIIDAGAVAVITSDGQYRGGKTLPLKQAVDEGIAMGGCDSIRNIVVFKKTGQDVSWDNKCIWWDDLIAGKPDNCEPVMVDAEHPLFLLYTSGSTGKPKGVQHSSAGYLLHAMNTMRWTFDIKPEDIYWCTADVGWITGHSYVTYGPLAMGATQIVFEGIPTFPNAGRFWEMIQRHKVSVFYTAPTAIRSLIKAGETDFTTHPNHFDLSSLRLLGTVGEPINPEAWMWYYEQVGGNRCPIVDTFWQTETGGHVITPLPGATPLVPGSCTLPFPGIDIDVVDETGKDIPWGSGGLLVIKKPWPSMIRTIYNDPERYKASYFPAELGGNLYLAGDGAVRDADTGNFTIMGRIDDVLNVSGHRLGTMEIESALVANHLVAESAVVGKPHPIKGESVVAYVVLKGKRPEGDEAKKIVAELREWVGKEIGPIAKPDEIRFGDNLPKTRSGKIMRRLLRSLAKGEEITSDISTLDNPAILDQLKQAVN, from the coding sequence ATGTCTATCGAATCTGTACTTCATGAACACCGCGTATTTGCACCAGGCAAAGCTTTCTCAAGCCAGGCAGCGGTCGGCAGCATGGAGGAATATCAGCGCCTGCATACAGAAGCTTTGCAGGATTACGAAGGATTTTGGGCCAAACTGGCGCGTGAACTATTGATTTGGCACAAGCCATTCACTAAAACGCTCAACCAGGACAACGCACCGTTCTACAAATGGTTTGAAGATGGCGAACTCAACGTTTCCGCCAACTGCCTGGACAAACACCTGCAAACAATCCCCAATAAAACCGCCATTATTTTTGAAGCAGATAATGGCGAGGTTAAAAATGTCACCTATCAAGAGCTATACCATCAGGTTTGCCAGTTCGCCAATGGTTTGAAATCACTCAACCTGATTAAAGGTGACCGCGTTATTATTTACTTACCCATGGGCATTGAGGCGATTGTCGCCATGCAAGCCTGCGCGCGCCTGGGCATTATCCACTCCGTGGTGTTTGGTGGCTTTTCGGCAAAAAGCTTGAATGAGCGCATTATTGATGCCGGAGCGGTCGCTGTCATCACTTCTGATGGCCAATACCGTGGCGGCAAAACCTTGCCACTGAAACAAGCGGTAGATGAAGGCATTGCCATGGGTGGCTGTGACAGCATCCGCAATATTGTGGTGTTCAAAAAAACGGGACAGGATGTCAGCTGGGACAACAAATGTATCTGGTGGGATGACCTGATTGCCGGTAAACCAGACAACTGCGAACCAGTCATGGTCGATGCCGAGCATCCATTATTCCTGCTCTACACTTCTGGCTCCACTGGTAAACCCAAAGGTGTACAGCACAGCTCGGCAGGTTACCTGCTGCATGCGATGAACACCATGCGCTGGACCTTCGACATCAAGCCGGAAGACATTTACTGGTGCACGGCTGATGTGGGCTGGATCACTGGCCATAGCTATGTCACCTACGGCCCCTTGGCCATGGGAGCGACACAAATCGTGTTTGAAGGCATCCCAACCTTCCCTAACGCTGGCCGTTTCTGGGAGATGATACAGCGCCATAAGGTTAGCGTGTTCTATACCGCGCCAACGGCGATTCGCTCCCTGATCAAAGCTGGCGAGACCGATTTCACCACGCATCCTAACCACTTCGATTTGTCCAGCTTGCGCCTACTGGGCACCGTAGGCGAACCCATTAACCCGGAAGCATGGATGTGGTACTACGAACAGGTTGGCGGTAACCGCTGCCCGATAGTAGACACTTTCTGGCAGACTGAAACCGGTGGCCACGTGATTACGCCCCTACCTGGCGCGACGCCACTGGTACCAGGCTCTTGCACCCTACCGTTCCCAGGCATAGACATTGATGTCGTCGATGAAACCGGTAAAGACATTCCATGGGGCAGTGGAGGCCTGCTGGTCATTAAAAAGCCATGGCCATCCATGATTCGTACTATTTACAACGATCCTGAGCGTTACAAAGCCAGCTATTTCCCTGCGGAGTTAGGCGGCAACCTATATCTGGCGGGCGATGGCGCCGTGCGTGATGCCGATACTGGCAACTTCACCATCATGGGGCGTATCGACGATGTACTGAATGTCTCTGGTCACCGTCTGGGCACCATGGAAATCGAGTCGGCGCTGGTGGCGAATCACTTGGTGGCAGAGTCTGCTGTGGTCGGCAAACCGCATCCGATCAAAGGGGAATCGGTGGTGGCTTATGTAGTACTCAAAGGCAAACGGCCTGAGGGTGATGAAGCCAAAAAGATTGTGGCTGAACTACGCGAATGGGTAGGAAAGGAGATCGGCCCGATTGCAAAACCGGACGAAATCCGCTTTGGGGACAACCTGCCAAAAACCCGTTCAGGTAAGATCATGCGCCGTTTGTTGCGCAGCCTGGCAAAGGGTGAAGAAATCACATCTGATATTTCCACCCTGGATAATCCAGCCATTCTTGACCAATTGAAACAAGCCGTCAATTAA
- the glnE gene encoding bifunctional [glutamate--ammonia ligase]-adenylyl-L-tyrosine phosphorylase/[glutamate--ammonia-ligase] adenylyltransferase gives MQQLAQILTEKQVASTEAAYLLHAAACSPFFARFVTKHTDFITDLLDNLYKTYKTQDVNTLFVFEKNIEETVFLQHLRLLRQRLMAHMILRDLNGLADFAEVAEITSALAESAITAAADYYHDRLVATYGVPRDASGHPQQLIVVGMGKLGGRELNVSSDIDLIFAYENEGVTDGEKSISNQDFFTRLGKKLIAALDEATADGFVFRVDMRLRPFGSEGALVCNLDALEDYYQNYGREWERYAWIKGRVVYGPEAALSKVMRPFVFRKYLDFNAYASMRDLKVQIQRDVVQRRLSNNIKLGRGGIREVEFIAQVFQLIRGGQVPDLQIKPTLAVLDCLAARGMLPAPDVAALKESYIYLRNLEHRLMYIDDQQTQDLPDSETYRGYLLQMVHHTDWASFMTELNLHRDRVQRFFDDTFKDAKNEDLHQEKALWQGTLFAAEAEQWLVQHGYTRANDIVHLLQQTRQSQRIQQLPEQSRRRLDQLMPLLLREASQQQSTTPDTALIRTLDLLESICRRASYLALLAEFPDALALIVKLCAASPWIAQYVSAHPILLDELLNKQTLFKRLDATQLKAELTRHMQQLAGDVEAQMDAMRHFKHANVLKIAAQDLMTALPLEAISDDLSALADVILQVSVQTVWQNLSFKHLDTPKFAVIGYGKLGGKELGYVSDLDIIFLYDDDADKVQEIYARFAQRLNTWFNTLTNAGLLYETDLQLRPDGNSGLLVSTVQAFSEYQQHKAWVWEHQAITRARFVAGDDAIGTAFERIRHDIICQSRDMNGLKQEIVQMREKMREAHKPKPGFFDVKQGAGGIIDVEFIVQYLVLAHAASYPELTDNIGNIGLLRRCAQLGLITSLALAEQVADAYREYRTLIHHVKLQGSEAVVPTEELQAEREAVSQLWQMLLS, from the coding sequence ATGCAACAGCTTGCCCAAATTCTAACAGAAAAGCAGGTCGCGTCTACAGAAGCGGCTTATTTACTGCATGCGGCAGCCTGCAGCCCTTTTTTTGCCAGATTCGTTACGAAACATACAGATTTTATAACTGATTTGTTAGATAACTTATATAAGACATATAAGACTCAGGATGTTAATACTCTGTTTGTATTTGAAAAAAATATTGAAGAAACTGTTTTTTTACAACATCTCAGGCTGTTAAGGCAGCGTTTGATGGCGCATATGATCTTGCGCGATCTCAATGGGCTGGCTGATTTTGCCGAAGTGGCGGAAATCACCAGTGCCCTCGCAGAATCGGCGATTACCGCTGCGGCCGATTATTATCATGACCGCCTGGTGGCTACCTATGGTGTTCCGCGCGATGCCAGCGGCCACCCACAACAACTTATTGTGGTGGGCATGGGCAAGCTGGGCGGGCGTGAGCTCAACGTGTCGTCAGATATTGACCTGATTTTTGCTTACGAAAATGAAGGTGTCACTGATGGCGAGAAGTCTATCAGTAACCAGGATTTTTTTACGCGCCTGGGTAAAAAACTCATTGCTGCACTTGATGAGGCGACAGCGGATGGTTTTGTATTCAGGGTGGATATGCGCCTGCGGCCCTTTGGCTCGGAAGGGGCGCTGGTCTGCAACCTAGATGCACTGGAAGACTATTACCAGAATTATGGCCGCGAGTGGGAACGTTACGCCTGGATCAAGGGGCGTGTGGTGTATGGGCCTGAGGCCGCCTTAAGCAAGGTGATGAGGCCATTTGTATTCCGCAAGTATCTTGATTTTAATGCTTATGCTTCCATGCGTGACCTCAAGGTGCAGATCCAGCGCGATGTGGTCCAGCGCCGTTTATCCAACAACATCAAACTGGGCCGTGGCGGCATCCGTGAAGTGGAGTTCATCGCGCAGGTATTTCAGTTGATCCGCGGTGGCCAGGTGCCGGATTTGCAGATCAAACCGACCCTGGCTGTGTTGGATTGCCTGGCAGCCCGCGGCATGTTGCCAGCGCCGGATGTGGCAGCGCTGAAGGAGAGTTATATTTACCTGCGTAACCTCGAACATCGCTTGATGTATATTGATGACCAGCAGACTCAGGACTTGCCAGATTCAGAGACCTATCGCGGTTATCTGTTGCAAATGGTCCACCATACTGACTGGGCGAGTTTTATGACGGAGCTTAACCTCCATCGCGACCGCGTACAGCGTTTCTTTGATGATACGTTTAAAGATGCGAAAAACGAGGATTTGCACCAGGAAAAGGCGTTATGGCAGGGGACGCTTTTTGCCGCAGAAGCCGAACAATGGCTTGTGCAGCACGGTTACACGCGCGCCAATGATATTGTGCATTTATTACAGCAGACCCGGCAAAGCCAGCGTATCCAGCAGCTGCCGGAACAAAGCCGGCGGCGCCTGGATCAACTGATGCCTTTGCTGTTGCGCGAGGCCAGCCAGCAGCAAAGCACTACGCCTGATACTGCATTAATCCGCACACTGGATTTACTCGAAAGTATTTGCCGCCGCGCCAGCTACCTGGCGTTGCTGGCCGAGTTTCCCGATGCATTGGCCTTGATTGTGAAACTGTGTGCCGCCAGCCCCTGGATTGCCCAATATGTGTCTGCACACCCGATTTTGCTCGATGAGCTGCTCAATAAACAAACCTTGTTCAAGCGGCTGGATGCGACGCAGTTAAAAGCTGAGTTGACGCGCCACATGCAACAACTGGCGGGCGATGTGGAAGCGCAGATGGATGCCATGCGGCATTTCAAGCATGCCAATGTACTCAAGATTGCAGCGCAGGATTTAATGACGGCTTTGCCACTGGAAGCCATTTCAGACGATTTAAGTGCGCTGGCGGATGTGATTCTGCAAGTCAGCGTGCAGACGGTTTGGCAGAACCTGTCATTCAAACATCTGGATACGCCAAAATTCGCCGTGATAGGGTATGGCAAGCTGGGCGGTAAGGAATTGGGTTACGTGTCAGACCTGGATATTATCTTCCTGTATGACGATGATGCAGATAAAGTTCAGGAAATTTACGCCCGCTTTGCCCAGCGACTAAACACCTGGTTTAACACTCTCACCAATGCTGGGCTGTTATATGAAACCGATTTGCAGTTGCGCCCGGATGGTAACAGTGGCCTGCTTGTGAGTACGGTGCAGGCATTCTCAGAGTACCAGCAACACAAAGCCTGGGTATGGGAGCACCAGGCCATTACCCGTGCACGTTTCGTGGCTGGTGATGATGCAATTGGTACGGCTTTTGAGCGCATCCGTCATGACATTATTTGCCAATCGCGTGATATGAATGGACTAAAGCAGGAGATTGTCCAAATGCGCGAAAAAATGCGTGAGGCGCATAAACCCAAGCCGGGCTTTTTTGATGTCAAACAGGGTGCGGGCGGCATTATTGATGTTGAATTTATTGTGCAATATCTGGTACTCGCGCATGCTGCCAGTTATCCAGAGCTCACAGACAATATCGGCAATATCGGCCTGTTGCGACGTTGCGCGCAATTAGGGTTGATCACCTCGCTTGCGCTGGCCGAACAAGTCGCAGATGCCTATCGGGAGTATCGCACCTTGATTCATCATGTGAAGTTACAGGGCTCGGAGGCGGTTGTGCCAACGGAAGAATTGCAAGCTGAGCGCGAAGCCGTCAGCCAGTTATGGCAGATGTTGCTTTCTTGA